The following coding sequences are from one Kogia breviceps isolate mKogBre1 chromosome X, mKogBre1 haplotype 1, whole genome shotgun sequence window:
- the HTATSF1 gene encoding 17S U2 SnRNP complex component HTATSF1, whose translation MSGNNLDENDEFDEQLRMQELYGGTEDGDTEKDPGGENDSFRQQPTDTPYEWDLDKKAWFPKITEDFIATYQANYGFSNDGASSSTANVQDVSARTAEEPPQRKSPEPSDTKKRGEKRKNESGWFHIEEDRNTNIYVSGLPPDITVDEFIQLMSKFGIIMRDPQTEEFKVKLYKDNQGNLKGDGLCCYLKRESVDLALKLLDDDEIRGYKLHVEVAKFQLKGEYDASKKKKRCKDYKKKLSMQQKQLDWRPERRAGPSRMRHERVVIIRNMFHPLDFEDDPLVLNEIREDLRVECSKFGQVRKLLLFDRHPDGVASVSFRDPEEADYCIQTLNGRWFGGRQITAQAWDGTTDYQVEETTREREERLRGWEVFLNTPEANRGLQRSDSVWAPERVGPSRVRHFSEHPCTSQTNVQEAPTEMAFEEPIDEKKFEKTEDGGELEEAASEKDAKESGPEKEAEEGCPQKESEESCLKREFEEGCPKREREEDFPDRESGECSLEKEHEEGSPKKESKENGAEGEPQKKRPRTDPDENGLEQEPEEEASPQKAAEDGSPEQGSEECSEKQFEDDSEKELEENGLEKGFEEEGSEKEFNENILEKEIEENNSEKSEFEDDSSGKMFEEEGSEKEFDEESDEKEEEEDVYEKVFDDESDEKEDEEDAEEKGLEDGDEKDEEDDADGKVFEDSDGKEDEEDVDVKEDEDTDEKMFEDDDSNEKLFDDDASDKLFEDSDERGTVGESGNVKEEGPLSTGSSFVLSSDDDDEDDDDV comes from the exons ATGAGCGGCAACAACTTGGATGAGAACGACGAGTTTGATGAGCAGCTACGAATGCAAGAATTGTACGGAGGCACTGAGGACGGCGACACCGAGAAAGATCCCGGTGGAGAAAACGATTCTTTCCGGCAGCAGCCGACTGACACCCCCTACGAGTGGGACCTGGACAAGAAGGCTTGGTTCCCCAAG ATCACTGAAGACTTTATTGCTACATATCAGGCCAATTATGGCTTTTCTAACGATGGTGCGTCTAGTTCTACTGCGAATGTCCAAGATGTCAGTGCTAGGACTGCAGAGGAACCTCCACAAAGAAAATCCCCTGAACCCAGTGATACCaaaaagaggggagaaaagagaaagaatgaatcGG gaTGGTTTCATATTGAAGAGGACAGAAACACAAACATTTATGTTTCTG GCTTGCCTCCAGATATTACAGTGGATGAATTTATACAGCTCATGTCCAAGTTTGGCATTATTATGAGAGATCCTCAAACAGAAGAATTTAAGGTCAAGCTTTACAAAGATAATCAAGGAAATCTTAAAGGAGATGGACTTTGCTGTTATTTGAAG AGAGAATCTGTGGATCTCGCATTAAAACTTTTGGATGACGATGAAATTAGAGGCTACAAATTACATGTGGAGGTGGCAAAGTTTCAACTGAAAGGAGAATACGACGcctcaaagaagaagaagaggtgCAAAGACTACAAGAAAAAGCTGTCTATGCAACAAAa GCAGTTGGATTGGAGGCCTGAGAGGAGAGCTGGCCCGTCCCGAATGCGCCACGAGCGAGTTGTCATCATCAGAAATATGTTTCATCCTCTGGATTTTGAG GATGATCCACTGGTGCTGAACGAGATCAGAGAAGACCTTCGGGTGGAATGTTCGAAGTTTGGACAAGTTAGGAAGCTCCTCCTCTTTGAT AGACACCCTGATGGTGTGGCCTCTGTGTCCTTTAGGGATCCGGAGGAAGCTGATTATTGTATTCAGACCCTCAATGGAAGGTGGTTTGGTGGCCGTCAAATCACTGCCCAAGCGTGGGATGGGACTACAGATTATCAG GTGGAGGAGACCacgagagaaagggaggaaaggctGAGAGGATGGGAGGTTTTCCTCAACACTCCCGAAGCCAACAGAGGCCTTCAGCGTTCAGATTCCGTCTGGGCTCCAGAAAGGGTGGGGCCTTCTAGAGTTAGGCATTTTTCAGAGCACCCTTGCACATCTCAAACGAATGTTCAAGAAGCCCCAACTGAAATGGCATTCGAAGAACCTATAGATGAAAAGAAGTTTGAAAAAACAGAAGATGGGGGAGAACTTGAAGAAGCTGCTTCTGAAAAAGATGCTAAAGAAAGTGGCCCTGAAAAAGAGGCTGAAGAAGGCTGTCCCCAAAAAGAATCTGAAGAGAGCTGCCTCAAAAGAGAGTTTGAGGAAGGCTGTCCCAAAAGAGAGCGTGAAGAAGACTTCCCCGACAGAGAGTCCGGAGAATGCAGCCTCGAGAAAGAGCATGAAGAGGGTAGTCCTAAAAAAGAGTCGAAAGAGAATGGTGCAGAAGGAGAGCCCCAAAAGAAGAGACCCAGAACAGATCCTGATGAGAACGGCCTCGAGCAGGAGCCTGAGGAGGAGGCCAGCCCCCAGAAGGCGGCTGAAGATGGCAGCCCGGAACAAGGGTCTGAAGAGTGCTCGGAAAAGCAGTTTGAAGACGACTCCGAAAAAGAGCTAGAAGAAAACGGCCTTGAGAAAGGTTTTGAGGAAGAGGGCTCTGAGAAGGagtttaatgaaaacattcttgaaaaagaGATAGAAGAAAATAACTCTGAAAAATCGGAATTCGAAGATGACAGCTCTGGGAAAATGTTTGAGGAAGAAGGCTCGGAGAAGGAGTTTGACGAAGAGTCagatgagaaggaagaagaggaagatgtgTATGAAAAAGTATTTGACGATGAGTCGGATGAAAAAGAGGACGAAGAAGATGCAGAAGAAAAGGGGCTGGAAGACGGGGATGAAAAGGACGAAGAAGACGATGCAGATGGAAAGGTGTTTGAAGATTCAGATGGGAAAGAAGATGAGGAGGATGTAGATGTGAAGGAAGATGAAGACACAGATGAAAAGATGTTCGAAGATGACGATTCCAACGAGAAGTTGTTTGATGACGATGCCAGTGACAAGTTGTTTGAAGATTCCGATGAGAGAGGGACTGTGGGTGAGTCAGGGAACGTTAAGGAGGAAGGGCCCCTGTCCACAGGCAGCAGCTTTGTCCTCAGTAGTGATGACGACGATGAAGACGATGATGACGTTTAA
- the BRS3 gene encoding bombesin receptor subtype-3 — MSQRQPQSPNQTLISTTNDTESSSLVVPNDTTNKGRTGDNSPGIEALCAIYITYAVIISVGILGNAILIKVFFKTKSMQTVPNIFITSLAFGDLLLLLTCVPVDATHYLAEGWLFGRIGCKVLSFIRLTSVGVSVFTLTILSADRYKAVVKPLERQPPNAILKTCAKAGCIWIVSMIIALPEAIFSNVYTFRDPDKNMTFESCASYPVSERLLQEIHSLLCFLVFYIIPLSIISVYYSLIARTLYKSTLNIPTEEQSHARKQIESRKRIAKTVLVLVALFALCWLPNHLLYLYRSFTSQTYVGPSAVHFIVTIFSRVLAFSNSCVNPFALYWLSKTFQQHFKAQLFCCKAELPDPPAADTPLNNLAVMGRVPGAVSTQVSEISVSVFAGCSVKKEDDRV, encoded by the exons ATGTCTCAAAGGCAGCCTCAGTCACCTAATCAGACTTTAATTTCAACCACAAATGACACAGAATCATCAAGCCTTGTCGTTCCTAATGATACCACAAATAAAGGAAGGACCGGAGACAACTCTCCAGGAATAGAAGCATTGTGTGCCATCTATATCACTTATGCTGTGATCATTTCAGTGGGCATACTTGGAAATGCTATTCTCATCAAAGTCTTTTTCAAGACCAAATCCATGCAAACAGTTCCCAATATTTTCATCACCAGCCTGGCTTTTGGAGATCTTTTACTTCTGCTAACTTGTGTGCCAGTCGATGCAACCCACTACCTTGCCGAAGGATGGCTGTTCGGAAGAATTGGATGTAAGGTGCTCTCTTTCATCCGGCTCACTTCTGTTGGTGTATCAGTGTTCACGTTAACAATTCTCAGTGCTGACAG ATACAAGGCAGTTGTGAAGCCCTTGGAGCGTCAGCCCCCCAATGCCATCCTGAAGACGTGTGCCAAAGCTGGCTGCATCTGGATCGTGTCTATGATCATTGCTCTACCAGAGgctatattttcaaatgtatatacTTTCCGAGATCCCGACAAAAATATGACCTTTGAATCGTGTGCGTCTTATCCTGTTTCTGAGAGGCTCCTGCAAGAGATACATTCTCTGCTGTGCTTCTTAGTGTTCTACATTATTCCACTTTCGATTATCTCTGTCTATTACTCTTTGATTGCTAGGACTCTTTACAAAAGCACCTTGAACATACCTACTGAGGAACAAAGCCATGCCCGCAAGCAG ATTGAATCCCGAAAGCGAATTGCCAAAACGGTGTTGGTGCTGGTGGCTCTGTTTGCTCTCTGCTGGTTGCCGAATCACCTCCTGTACCTCTACCGCTCATTCACTTCTCAAACCTACGTGGGCCCCTCTGCAGTTCACTTCATTGTCACCATTTTCTCTCGGGTTCTGGCTTTCAGCAACTCTTGTGTAAACCCCTTTGCTCTTTACTGGCTGAGCAAAACCTTCCAGCAGCATTTTAAAGCTCAGTTATTCTGTTGCAAGGCAGAGCTGCCTGACCCTCCTGCTGCCGATACCCCTCTTAACAACCTGGCCGTGATGGGAAGGGTCCCGGGCGCTGTGAGCACACAGGTGTCTGAAATTAGTGTGTCCGTGTTCGCTGGCTGTAGTGTGAAGAAGGAAGATGACAGAGTCTag